The sequence GGCGCCTGCGTCTTTGCTGATGCGCAGAAGTTCTTGTCGAACTCGGTCCAGCTCTTGCGGCTCAGCCATGCCTGAATTGTAGCATTCTCCGCAGGACTGCGACAGGCGGTTTTGGCTCGGATCGGAGGGTTGGAAAGCTGACGGGCTATCGTCTACGCTGGAGGAGCGGTCTGTTGTCGGACCGGGAGTTTTTTATGGCACAACTCAAAGGTCCTCTGGTTTCGCTGATCTCTGCAATCGAGGGGGCAGATCCCCTCGTGATCCTCCCGCATGACAATCCGGATCCGGATGCCCTCGCGAGCGCATCAGCATTGCAATATATTCTCTCCCAACTCGGAATTTGCGATTCGATCATTGCACTGGGCGGCATTATCGGTCGAGCCGAGAATCGAGCGATGGTGAAATACCTGAACATCTCGCTCACACCCGTGCGAGAGATTGATTTTTATCGACGGCCGAGGATTGTCCTGGTCGATACCCAGCCGGGGCGGGCAAACAACTCTCTTCCCGACGATGTTCTGGCAGCGGCGATTATCGACCATCACCCGGCCTACGCCGAGAATCCGGACGTCGGCTATGTCGACCTTCGCGACAACTACGGGGCGACCTCGACGATCCTCACCGAGTATCTTCGTGATTCGGATGTCACGGTCGAGAGCAAGATCGCAACGGCTCTCTTCTACGGGATCAATGCCGAGACTCAGGATCTTGGGCGGGAATCGACCGAAGCTGACTTTGCTGCGAGTCACTTCCTCTACCCCTACGCGAACAAGCGACGCCTGGGAAAAATTG is a genomic window of Candidatus Binatia bacterium containing:
- a CDS encoding bifunctional oligoribonuclease/PAP phosphatase NrnA, which gives rise to MAQLKGPLVSLISAIEGADPLVILPHDNPDPDALASASALQYILSQLGICDSIIALGGIIGRAENRAMVKYLNISLTPVREIDFYRRPRIVLVDTQPGRANNSLPDDVLAAAIIDHHPAYAENPDVGYVDLRDNYGATSTILTEYLRDSDVTVESKIATALFYGINAETQDLGRESTEADFAASHFLYPYANKRRLGKIENARVPREYFRAFRDAIAKAQIYGNLVVSDVGDVRYPDMVAEMADFLLRLDEVEWAVAMGSFGSNLYVSLRTTDREANAGEVLQKVLGSRSAGGHDMIAGGRVSIDGVGLEREKVALRVKERLLKRIGVETTEGLGLV